From a region of the Triticum aestivum cultivar Chinese Spring chromosome 7D, IWGSC CS RefSeq v2.1, whole genome shotgun sequence genome:
- the LOC123166542 gene encoding RNA-binding KH domain-containing protein RCF3-like, whose protein sequence is MDRSRSKRGYHYDQDSPPPRSKPRFDRRGGGGGPNTNSNYHRRGPPGGGGGGGGGAPDRRGGFLPPDAAPPPLPPPPPPASSAAAGGGGPGQTTSFRILCPESKTYGFPASFINNAQDDSGAIITIHPPFPGDPVRVIETADGVPREADGRPPMFSPAQEALLMVHRRILETQPDDGDEDGEYGPRGKDARDRGKVTTRLIVPRQHVGCLLGKGGKIIEQMRSETKTHIRILPREQNMPRCVSLSEEVVQVVGEGNCVKKAVAIISDRLKESLHRDRGPFLRGRNSPEHRISQADEYLGGGQQMPAFEEPYPRFDQIRNNGSMEPPGYEFDSNGSKFNEHPEIPFDEIIFRILCPNDKASSLVGSRDGIIDMLQAEVGVDVRLTDLIAGSDERTLIVTSREGPDHELFPAQEALLHIQTFIVDLGPDKDNIITTRLLVPSSEIACFEGRDGSLSDIQRQTSANIQILPREELPSCALESDELIQIVGEIRAARNALMQVTSKLRSYIYREMSAPIQMGSINVHGSISPAKGSPRGLYAGNDLPMPIYQQAPQMATSWHSKDSGLSASGSFEQGSSINDDIRQTNTKRFAVPLVTRSTLEVVIPQSAVASLSMRAGSKLAQISEMSGASVTLAEDRPGVMEKVVRISGTPEQADKAQSLLQGFILSIQDDIPSG, encoded by the exons ATGGATCGCTCCCGCTCGAAGCGCGGGTACCACTACGACCAGgactcgccgccgccccgctccaaGCCCCGCTTCGACcgccgcggcgggggcggcggcccgAACACTAACTCCAACTACCACCGCCGCGGCCCccccggaggcggcggcggcggcggcggcggcgctcccgaCCGCCGCGGCGGCTTCCTCCCCCCTGACGCCGCAccgccccctctccctcccccgccgccgcccgcttcctccgcggcggcggggggcgggggtCCCGGCCAGACCACCTCCTTCCGCATCCTGTGCCCCgagtccaagacctacggcttcccCGCCAGCTTCATTAACAACGCCCAGGATGACAGCGGCGCGATCATCACTATCCACCCGCCCTTCCCCGGGGACCCTGTCCGCGTCATTGAGACGGCTGACGGCGTCCCACGCGAGGCGGATGGCCGCCCGCCGATGTTCTCGCCGGCGCAGGAGGCGCTCCTCATGGTGCACCGGCGGATCCTGGAGACGCAGCCTGACGACGGGGATGAGGACGGCGAGTACGGGCCCAGGGGCAAGGACGCCCGGGACCGGGGTAAGGTGACCACCCGGCTCATCGTGCCACGGCAGCATGTGGGGTGCCTGCTTGGCAAGGGTGGCAAGATCATCGAGCAGATGAGGTCCGAGACCAAGACGCACATCAGGATCCTGCCTCGCGAGCAGAACATGCCTCGATGTGTATCGTTGTCGGAGGAGGTTGTGCAG GTTGTTGGAGAAGGAAATTGTGTTAAAAAGGCTGTAGCGATCATCTCTGACCGTTTAAAGGAAAGCTTACACCGTGATCGTGGTCCCTTTCTTCGTGGACGAAATTCACCCGAACAtcgtatttctcaggctgatgaatACCTGGGTGGTGGTCAGCAGATGCCTGCATTTGAAGAACCTTATCCCCGATTTGATCAAATTAGAAATAATGGTAGCATGGAGCCACCAGGATATGAGTTTGATTCAAATGGTAGCAAGTTCAATGAACATCCAGAGATTCCATTCGATGAAATCATATTTCGAATCCTTTGCCCGAATGACAAGGCTAGCAGTTTGGTTGGATCACGAGATGGAATAATAGATATGTTACAGGCTGAAGTTGGTGTTGATGTTAGGCTTACTGATCTTATTGCTGGATCTGACGAAAGGACTCTAATCGTTACATCGAGAGAG ggcccAGACCATGAGCTTTTCCCAGCTCAAGAAGCATTGCTGCACATCCAAACCTTTATCGTGGATCTTGGCCCTGACAAGGATAACATTATCACAACGAGGTTACTTGTCCCTTCAAGTGAAATTGCTTGCTTTGAGGGGAGGGATGGATCATTATCTGATATACAGAGACAAACTAGCGCAAATATACAGATATTACCAAGAGAAGAACTTCCTTCTTGCGCCCTGGAATCTGATGAGCTCATACAG ATTGTAGGAGAGATTCGAGCTGCTCGGAATGCTCTCATGCAAGTAACTTCGAAACTACGAAGTTACATATACCGTGAGATGTCTGCTCCTATCCAAATGGGCAGCATTAATGTACATGGATCCATTTCTCCAGCAAAAGGCTCACCTCGAGGACTATATGCTGGAAATGACCTTCCAATGCCTATCTACCAACAGGCACCACAAATGGCAACTTCGTGGCACTCAAAG GATAGTGGACTTAGTGCAAGTGGGTCGTTTGAGCAAGGGAGCAGCATTAATGATGATATAAGACAAACTAATACAAAGCG ATTTGCTGTCCCCCTAGTGACTAGAAGCACATTAGAAGTTGTCATACCCCAGAGTGCAGTTGCAAGCCTCAGCATGAGGGCTGGAAGCAAGCTTGCCCAAATAAGCGAG ATGTCCGGTGCATCTGTCACGCTTGCTGAAGATAGACCTGGAGTCATGGAAAAAGTTGTTCGAATATCTGGTACCCCCGAGCAGGCCGACAAAGCTCAGAGCTTGCTCCAGGGGTTCATACTTAGCA TCCAAGACGACATTCCTTCGGGCTAA
- the LOC123166543 gene encoding eukaryotic translation initiation factor 1A, which produces MPKNKGKGGKNRKRGKNEADDDKRELVFKEDGQEYAQVTRMLGNGRCEAICVDGTKRLCHIRGKMHKKVWIAAGDIVLVGLRDYQDDKADVILKYMNDEARLLKAYGELPDTLRLNEGVDVDGPEEGEGDSDYIQFEDEDIDKI; this is translated from the coding sequence ATGCCGAAGAACAAGGGTAAGGGAGGCAAGAACCGCAAGAGGGGCAAGAACGAGGCCGACGACGACAAGCGCGAGCTGGTGTTCAAGGAGGACGGGCAGGAGTACGCGCAGGTGACGCGGATGCTCGGCAACGGGCGCTGCGAGGCCATCTGCGTCGACGGCACCAAGCGCCTCTGCCACATCCGGGGCAAGATGCACAAGAAGGTCTGGATCGCCGCCGGGGACATCGTCCTCGTCGGCCTCCGCGACTACCAGGACGACAAGGCCGACGTCATCCTCAAGTACATGAACGACGAGGCCCGCCTGCTCAAGGCCTACGGGGAGCTCCCCGACACGCTCCGCCTCAACGAGGGCGTCGACGTCGACGGCCCCGAGGAGGGCGAGGGCGACAGCGACTACATCCAGTTCGAGGACGAGGACATCGACAAGATCTAA
- the LOC123168460 gene encoding probable LRR receptor-like serine/threonine-protein kinase At3g47570, giving the protein MEPSFPTLLLSLSTFLVAFFFPCTHSLDAAAPSWNNSDADLQTLLCLKSGLASNRTTGALATWRHDSQSFCQWRGVTCSTVQSAAPRVVALDLMSLNLTGQIPPCIGNLSFLTRINMPDNKISGSIPPEIGRLAQLRQLNLSINSIGGVIPNALSMCSRLEIISLSSNLLEGEIPSDLAQSPSLEQLVLSDNFLQGHIPPGFALLRNLSILSFATNKLSGPIPQFLGGNSRLTKLALNNNAFTGEIPRFLANSSSLAYLNLASNKLHGEIPPALFNSSLLYTLNLSYNGFSGSIPSFSHASSPLKYLSFTSNNLSGSIPSSLGNFSSLSFLLLALNNLQETIPESLGSLAGLQVLDMTYNNLSGTVPPTIYAIPSLTYLGLGANQLSGRIPTSIGHTLPRIQMLVMQGNQFDGPVPASLANASDLKYLGLRNNAFGGVIPSLGSLTNLVTLDLGDNLLEAGDWTFLSSLTSCTQLQMLYLDRNNLQGELPTSIGNLPKNLQWLLLNDNQITGFIHPDIGNLSSLTLIHMERNFLSGNIPATLGNIQTLFVLNLAENIFSGEVPRSIGNLEKLSELYLEKNILSGSIPASLAGCRSLTRLNLSCNTFHGSIPPKLFSISSLSEGLDLSYNQLTGLIPSEVSSLNNLELLNLSNNQLSGKIPNSLGQCLHLESLRLDTNYLQGGIPGSFMNLRGVVEMDLSQNSLSGEIPSFFESFSSLQLLNLSFNNFQGPVPTTGVFGNSSLVLIQGNKNLCTNSQMLQLQPCIKSTFKRKRSSYVLMVVVPIVTIVLVSLICAIAIVHRKREPTKQPINQHSEGWKRFSYHDLYKATGGFSSINLVGEGGCGSVYTGTFLAEPRIAAVKVFRLDQDGASKSFIAECEALKNTRHRNLVRVISMCSTFDPSGNEFKALVLEHMSNGSLESWLHPVPENHGSKRPLNLGLRIRIATDIAAALDYLHNRCMPPLIHCDLKPSNVLLDDDMCARVGDFGLSKFLYDHPSKSLIGARGSIGYIAPEYGMGSKMSTEGDVYSYGIILIEMVMGKNPTDEMFKDGHSLHKFVELAFPHKIGDILEPSLIPQYQGEHTSKSSGHGTHVMVGMQECTMQLVKLGLKCSVDSPKDRPTMQEVYTEVMSIKETFLGLHERTNEISVIRLFE; this is encoded by the exons ATGGAACCATCTTTCCCTACACTGCTTCTTTCTCTATCGACCTTTTTggtggccttcttcttcccctgcacGCACTCCCTCGATGCCGCAGCTCCATCTTGGAACAACTCTGACGCCGACCTACAGACGCTCCTCTGCCTCAAGTCTGGCCTTGCCAGCAACCGCACCACTGGAGCGCTGGCAACATGGCGACACGACTCCCAGAGCTTCTGCCAATGGCGTGGTGTGACATGCAGCACCGTGCAGAGCGCAGCGCCTCGTGTTGTCGCGCTAGACCTCATGTCGCTGAACCTTACCGGTCAGATTCCTCCTTGCATTGGAAACCTCAGTTTCTTGACCAGGATAAACATGCCAGACAATAAGATCAGTGGCAGCATTCCCCCGGAGATAGGCCGCCTGGCACAACTCAGACAACTCAACCTCAGCATCAACTCCATAGGCGGCGTGATCCCGAATGCACTGTCAATGTGTTCCCGCCTGGAGATCATAAGCCTGTCAAGCAACCTCCTGGAAGGTGAGATCCCTTCAGATCTTGCTCAAAGTCCATCCCTGGAGCAGCTTGTTCTTAGTGATAACTTTCTTCAGGGGCACATCCCACCCGGGTTTGCCTTGCTTCGGAACCTTTCTATATTATCCTTTGCTACGAACAAACTTTCAGGCCCCATTCCTCAGTTCCTAGGAGGCAACTCACGTCTTACCAAGCTTGCTCTCAACAACAATGCGTTCACAGGAGAAATTCCACGCTTCCTAGCGAATTCCTCCTCGCTTGCTTACCTCAACCTTGCATCAAACAAGCTCCATGGAGAGATCCCTCCCGCACTATTCAATAGCTCATTGCTTTACACCTTAAATCTCTCTTACAATGGTTTTTCCGGGTCAATCCCATCCTTCTCTCATGCATCCTCGCCCTTGAAATATCTTAGCTTCACTAGCAATAACCTTTCAGGGAGCATACCTAGCTCATTAGGGAACTTTTCCTCCCTATCGTTCCTCTTGCTTGCTCTGAACAACTTGCAAGAGACCATTCCAGAGAGCTTAGGTAGCCTTGCAGGTTTGCAAGTATTAGACATGACATATAACAACTTGTCAGGCACAGTTCCTCCAACCATATATGCAATCCCATCTCTAACTTATCTTGGCCTTGGAGCCAACCAGCTATCTGGGAGAATACCAACATCCATTGGCCATACACTTCCAAGAATTCAGATGTTGGTAATGCAAGGTAACCAGTTTGATGGCCCAGTACCTGCTTCTTTGGCAAATGCCTCTGACCTAAAATACCTTGGCCTCCGCAATAACGCATTCGGTGGTGTCATTCCTTCTCTGGGGTCTTTGACAAACTTGGTCACTCTAGATCTGGGTGACAATCTGCTTGAAGCTGGTGACTGGACTTTCTTGTCCTCACTAACAAGTTGCACCCAGTTGCAAATGTTATACTTGGATAGGAATAATCTTCAAGGAGAGTTACCTACTTCCATTGGCAATCTTCCGAAAAACTTACAGTGGTTGCTTCTGAATGATAACCAAATAACTGGTTTCATACATCCAGATATAGGAAATCTCAGCAGTCTCACTCTTATTCATATGGAGAGAAATTTCCTCTCAGGGAATATTCCTGCTACACTTGGAAATATTCAGACTCTGTTTGTCCTGAATTTAGCAGAAAACATTTTTTCTGGAGAAGTCCCACGATCAATTGGAAACCTTGAGAAGCTAAGTGAACTTTATCTGGAGAAGAACATATTAAGTGGGTCGATACCTGCCAGTTTAGCAGGATGCAGAAGCCTGACTAGACTAAACCTTTCTTGTAATACCTTTCATGGAAGCATCCCTCCAAAACTGTTTTCTATTTCCTCACTTTCTGAAGGCTTAGACTTATCATATAACCAACTAACCGGACTGATACCATCAGAAGTTAGCAGCTTAAATAATCTTGAGCTCCTTAATCTCTCCAACAACCAGCTATCTGGAAAAATTCCCAACAGTCTCGGCCAGTGCCTTCACTTGGAATCGCTTCGTTTGGATACAAATTATCTTCAAGGTGGCATTCCTGGATCTTTTATGAACCTGCGAGGCGTTGTTGAGATGGATCTGTCGCAGAACAGCTTGTCTGGTGAAATTCCAAGCTTCTTCGAGTCATTCAGCTCTTTGCAGCTTCTGAATCTGTCCTTCAACAACTTTCAAGGGCCAGTACCTACAACTGGTGTGTTTGGCAATTCAAGTCTGGTGCTCATCCAAGGAAACAAAAATCTGTGCACAAATTCTCAAATGCTGCAACTACAACCTTGTATTAAGTCCACATTCAAAAGAAAAAGGAGTTCATATGTTCTAATGGTGGTGGTTCCTATTGTTACCATTGTTCTAGTCTCACTCATATGTGCCATAGCCATTGTACACAGAAAGCGGGAACCAACTAAACAACCAATCAACCAGCATTCCGAGGGGTGGAAAAGATTTTCATATCATGATCTATACAAGGCAACAGGTGGTTTCTCTTCTATTAACCTGGTTGGAGAGGGAGGGTGTGGATCTGTCTATACAGGTACATTTTTGGCTGAACCACGCATAGCTGCAGTCAAGGTGTTCAGGCTTGATCAAGATGGAGCATCAAAAAGTTTCATTGCTGAGTGTGAGGCCCTGAAAAACACACGCCATCGAAATCTCGTAAGAGTGATAAGCATGTGTTCTACATTTGATCCATCAGGAAATGAGTTCAAAGCTCTAGTTCTTGAACACATGTCAAATGGTAGCCTAGAAAGTTGGCTTCATCCAGTACCAGAAAATCATGGCTCAAAAAGGCCACTGAATCTTGGGTTAAGGATAAGAATTGCAACAGACATAGCTGCTGCCTTGGACTATCTCCATAACAGATGCATGCCTCCTTTGATCCATTGTGATCTAAAGCCAAGCAATGTCCTTTTGGACGATGACATGTGTGCTCGTGTTGGTGACTTTGGATTATCAAAGTTTCTTTATGACCATCCATCCAAAAGCTTGATAGGGGCAAGAGGATCAATTGGATACATTGCACCAG AGTATGGCATGGGTAGCAAAATGTCTACTGAGGGGGATGTCTACAGCTATGGAATTATTCTGATAGAAATGGTGATGGGAAAGAACCCAACAGATGAGATGTTTAAGGATGGACATAGTCTCCACAAGTTTGTGGAACTGGCATTTCCCCACAAGATTGGTGATATTCTAGAGCCCAGTCTCATTCCACAATACCAGGGCGAACACACAAGTAAATCTTCAGGCCATGGGACACATGTAATGGTTGGCATGCAAGAATGTACAATGCAACTGGTGAAACTAGGTCTAAAATGCTCTGTGGATTCACCAAAAGACCGACCAACTATGCAAGAAGTTTATACTGAAGTCATGTCAATCAAAGAAACATTTTTAGGACTACATGAGCGAACAAATGAAATATCTGTAATTCGTTTGTTCGAATAA
- the LOC123166765 gene encoding signal recognition particle 19 kDa protein yields the protein MDAGGSGSGADLRSSIKKWKIIYPVYLNSKKTVAEGRRIAAAKACSDPTCIEIADSCAYLKIPRAIELDKAYPRDFFQVGRVRVQLTNDDGSPVNPAIRTKKQLMIQIAELVPKHHGRTKKQEPVAGPSVTTTNKKNKKKK from the exons ATGGacgccggcggcagcggcagcggcgccgACCTGAGGAGCAGCATCAAGAAGTGGAAGATCATCTACCCGGTGTACCTCAACTCCAAGAAGACGGTCGCCGAGGgccgccgcatcgccgccgccAAGGCCTGCTCCGACCCCACCTGCATCGAGATCGCCGACAGCTGCGCCTACCTCAAGATCCCTCGCGCCATCGAG TTGGATAAGGCGTATCCGCGGGATTTCTTCCAGGTGGGGAGGGTGAGGGTGCAGCTCACCAATGACGACGGCTCCCCGGTCAACCCTGCAATCAGAACAA AGAAGCAGCTAATGATCCAAATAGCAGAGCTGGTCCCCAAGCATCATGGGAGGACTAAGAAGCAGGAACCAGTGGCAGGTCCATCAGTTACAACTACtaacaagaaaaataagaagaagaagtag